The following proteins are co-located in the Castanea sativa cultivar Marrone di Chiusa Pesio chromosome 8, ASM4071231v1 genome:
- the LOC142605708 gene encoding cytochrome c-type biogenesis protein CcmE homolog, mitochondrial encodes MATTRLSLRLRSHLRHHHLLRSATPLLLSPIKFPTSPPPSIPLTPNLLRFLSTSRRHPTKPKTIDIGARARQLQTRRLWTYALTFSCIAGFIVIVLNGFQDQLVFYVTPTDALEKYTSNPSKSKFRLGGLVLEGSVAHPPSSPDMEFVITDLVTDILVKYRGSLPDLFREGHSVVVEGFVKPFTDEIKNEVVSVRSVAKKARSGECYFSATEVLAKHDEKYMPQEVAAQIEKNKKKLERGEEVVVAAQVEAKGS; translated from the coding sequence ATGGCCACCACACGTCTCTCTCTCCGCCTCCGATCTCATCTccgccaccaccacctcctccgCAGCGCCACCCCTCTCCTCCTCTCTCCAATCAAATTCCCAACATCCCCACCACCGTCCATTCCCCTCACCCCAAATCTCCTCCGCTTCCTCTCCACCTCCCGCCGCCACCCCACGAAGCCCAAAACCATCGACATCGGAGCTCGAGCCCGTCAGCTCCAAACTCGCCGCCTCTGGACCTACGCTCTCACCTTCAGCTGCATCGCCGGTTTCATCGTAATAGTCCTCAACGGCTTCCAAGACCAGCTCGTCTTCTACGTTACCCCAACCGATGCTCTCGAAAAGTACACCTCGAACCCCTCGAAATCCAAGTTCCGACTCGGTGGCTTGGTCCTCGAAGGCTCGGTGGCTCACCCACCTTCGTCACCCGACATGGAATTCGTCATCACCGACCTCGTCACCGACATCCTCGTCAAGTACAGAGGCTCTTTGCCGGACTTGTTTCGCGAGGGTCACTCTGTTGTCGTTGAAGGGTTTGTGAAGCCGTTTACCGATGAGATTAAGAACGAGGTCGTTTCGGTTAGGAGTGTGGCCAAGAAGGCGAGGAGTGGGGAGTGTTATTTCTCGGCCACTGAGGTTTTGGCTAAGCATGATGAGAAGTATATGCCTCAGGAAGTGGCGGCGCAGATcgagaagaataagaagaagttGGAGAGAGGGGAGGAAGTTGTGGTGGCTGCTCAGGTGGAAGCTAAAGGGTCGTAG
- the LOC142605695 gene encoding zinc transporter ZTP29 isoform X1, which translates to MEMQFSRLHVALTVSSKGTLSVFERSQRTMQKRKEKLQMGSQVLVALGLSLIGGLSTSIGALFVILNQAPNLKMLGILQGFAAGLMLSISFLDLAHNAINSIGFLKGNLWFFAGVLFFAIVANFIPEPTLAPVSDSKKKTKDEGGKDIMKKHRRQVLFSGIVTAVGISLHNFPEGMAVFLGSMKGLRVGVNLALAIALHNIPEGVAVALPVYFATQSKWQAFKLATLSGLAEPLGVIIVAYLFPSSLSPEILEGLLGAVGGVMAFLTLHEMLPLAFDYAGQKQAVKAVFFGMAFMSASLYFLEISLPEEMSF; encoded by the exons ATGGAGATGCAATTCTCACGCCTTCACGTTGCTCTAACCGTGAGCTCCAAAGGCACGCTTTCAGTGTTTGAGAGAAGTCAGAGAACCATGCAAA aaagaaaggaaaagctGCAAATGGGTTCTCAGGTATTGGTGGCTCTTGGGCTCTCACTAATTGGTGGACTGAGTACTTCTATAG GTGCACTCTTTGTAATTCTCAATCAGGCTCCCAATTTGAAGATGCTTGGGATTTTACAG GGATTTGCGGCAGGTCTGATGCTGAGCATTTCATTCCTGGATTTGGCTCACAATGCTATTAACTCTATTGGCTTCTTAAAAGGAAATCTTTGG TTTTTTGCAGGTGTCTTATTTTTTGCTATTGTTGCCAATTTTATTCCAGAACCAACACTTGCCCCAGTTTCAGATAGTAAAAAG AAAACTAAAGATGAAGGGGGCAAGGACATTATGAAAAAGCATCGCCGCCAAGTTTTATTCAGTGGGATTGTTACAGCAGTAG GCATAAGCTTGCACAATTTTCCTGAAGGAATGGCAGTTTTTCTTGGGTCAATGAAG gGTCTTCGTGTTGGTGTCAACTTGGCTTTGGCCATTGCTCTGCACAACATTCCAGAG GGTGTTGCTGTTGCACTTCCTGTTTATTTTGCAACACAAAG CAAATGGCAGGCATTCAAATTGGCTACGCTTTCTGGTTTGGCTGAGCCTTTGGGTGTTATAATTGTAG CCTATTTGTTCCCAAGCAGCTTGAGTCCTGAAATTCTTGAGGGCTTGCTCGGAGCAG TTGGTGGAGTGATGGCTTTTCTAACCCTGCATGAAATGCTGCCGCTGGCATTTGATTATGCTGGACAGAAGCAAGCTGTCAAGGCTGTGTTCTTTGGAATGGCTTTCATGTCTGCAAG CCTATATTTTCTTGAAATCAGTTTACCTGAGGAGATGAGCTTTTAG
- the LOC142605695 gene encoding zinc transporter ZTP29 isoform X2, which yields MGSQVLVALGLSLIGGLSTSIGALFVILNQAPNLKMLGILQGFAAGLMLSISFLDLAHNAINSIGFLKGNLWFFAGVLFFAIVANFIPEPTLAPVSDSKKKTKDEGGKDIMKKHRRQVLFSGIVTAVGISLHNFPEGMAVFLGSMKGLRVGVNLALAIALHNIPEGVAVALPVYFATQSKWQAFKLATLSGLAEPLGVIIVAYLFPSSLSPEILEGLLGAVGGVMAFLTLHEMLPLAFDYAGQKQAVKAVFFGMAFMSASLYFLEISLPEEMSF from the exons ATGGGTTCTCAGGTATTGGTGGCTCTTGGGCTCTCACTAATTGGTGGACTGAGTACTTCTATAG GTGCACTCTTTGTAATTCTCAATCAGGCTCCCAATTTGAAGATGCTTGGGATTTTACAG GGATTTGCGGCAGGTCTGATGCTGAGCATTTCATTCCTGGATTTGGCTCACAATGCTATTAACTCTATTGGCTTCTTAAAAGGAAATCTTTGG TTTTTTGCAGGTGTCTTATTTTTTGCTATTGTTGCCAATTTTATTCCAGAACCAACACTTGCCCCAGTTTCAGATAGTAAAAAG AAAACTAAAGATGAAGGGGGCAAGGACATTATGAAAAAGCATCGCCGCCAAGTTTTATTCAGTGGGATTGTTACAGCAGTAG GCATAAGCTTGCACAATTTTCCTGAAGGAATGGCAGTTTTTCTTGGGTCAATGAAG gGTCTTCGTGTTGGTGTCAACTTGGCTTTGGCCATTGCTCTGCACAACATTCCAGAG GGTGTTGCTGTTGCACTTCCTGTTTATTTTGCAACACAAAG CAAATGGCAGGCATTCAAATTGGCTACGCTTTCTGGTTTGGCTGAGCCTTTGGGTGTTATAATTGTAG CCTATTTGTTCCCAAGCAGCTTGAGTCCTGAAATTCTTGAGGGCTTGCTCGGAGCAG TTGGTGGAGTGATGGCTTTTCTAACCCTGCATGAAATGCTGCCGCTGGCATTTGATTATGCTGGACAGAAGCAAGCTGTCAAGGCTGTGTTCTTTGGAATGGCTTTCATGTCTGCAAG CCTATATTTTCTTGAAATCAGTTTACCTGAGGAGATGAGCTTTTAG
- the LOC142606517 gene encoding uncharacterized protein LOC142606517 produces the protein MPKYLNRTHIALIQKIQGLETLGNYRPISLCNTVVARLRPLLDKLISPLQAAFVLGRKGVDNVIIVQEIIHTLGKKKGKSWDKCNAKVWQPVKTSQSGLAFSHMFFANVLVLFAKANATNCSTIRDVLYEFCRLSGQTKSEAKSRVYFLPNVDRDSRESLCDILGFSSTPSLGKYLGFPIRHLGSSLQDYNFILARVKMKLAGCKENLLSLAGRTVLIQPFSAAIPSYVMQCNHLLRKILEGIDRIRYDLPLEIKSMIQATPISITSRGCDKLAWVGNPRGSFDLKSAYALTLGVDSIPSINCGWIWKFETLPRIKTFLWQCAHDSIGVKGCLMRRGMGEDDRCPICQADSKSILHALRDCSRVRAVWTQLGVEARNQDFWNTNLQDWLSTNGKATNRFIRGKPHWRILFPFAVWIIWKSRNHFVFNGKPPNPKLPAVINGQVVEFMHCVPSPSRPFAM, from the exons ATGCCAAAATATTTGAATAGGACCCACATCGCTCTTATTCAGAAGATTCAAGGGCTAGAAACTTTAGGCAACTATAGGCCTATTAGCTTGTGTAATACAGTAGTTGCGAGGTTGAGGCCTCTATTGGACAAGCTCATTTCCCCTCTCCAAGCTGCTTTTGTACTGGGTAGGAAGGGAGTTGATAATGTCATAATAGTTCAAGAAATTATACATACCCTTggtaaaaagaaaggaaaaagttgG GATAAGTGCAATGCCAAGGTATGGCAGCCTGTGAAGACCTCTCAAAGCGGACTGGCTTTCTCTCATATGTTCTTTGCGAACGTTTTAGTATTGTTTGCCAAAGCAAATGCCACTAATTGCTCCACTATAAGAGATGTCCTATATGAGTTTTGTAGACTTTCGGGTCAAACGAAGAGTGAAGCTAAGTCAAGAGTATATTTCTTGCCTAATGTGGATAGGGATAGCAGGGAGTCTCTTTGTGATATCCTCGGGTTCTCTTCCACTCCTTCTCTCGGCAAATACCTTGGCTTTCCCATTAGACATCTTGGCTCTTCCTTGCAAGATTACAATTTCATTCTTGCAAGGGTGAAAATGAAATTGGCGGGGTGTAAGGAGAACCTGCTATCTCTAGCAGGTCGTACCGTGCTAATTCAACCTTTTTCAGCTGCTATACCATCTTATGTAATGCAATGTAATCACCTTCTGAGAAAAATACTTGAAGGCATTGATCGG ATACGATATGATCTTCCTCTGGAGATAAAGTCGATGATCCAAGCAACTCCAATCTCAATCACAAGCAGGGGATGTGATAAACTAGCCTGGGTTGGTAATCCGAGAGGTTCCTTTGATTTGAAGAGTGCCTATGCTTTGACATTGGGTGTTGATTCTATTCCATCGATCAATTGTGGCTGGATATGGAAATTTGAGACACTCCCTAGAATCAAAACTTTCTTGTGGCAATGTGCACATGATAGTATAGGCGTGAAAGGATGTTTAATGAGAAGAGGAATGGGGGAAGATGATAGATGCCCTATTTGTCAAGCGGACTCTAAATCAATATTACATGCCCTTAGAGATTGCTCTAGGGTCAGGGCTGTGTGGACTCAATTGGGAGTAGAGGCACGGAACCAGGATTTTTGGAATACAAACCTCCAAGACTGGTTGAGCACTAATGGGAAAGCAACCAATAGGTTCATTCGTGGCAAACCTCACTGGagaattctttttccttttgctgtATGGATCATATGGAAGAGCAGGAATCATTTTGTCTTCAATGGAAAGCCTCCAAACCCAAAGCTGCCTGCAGTTATTAATGGTCAAGTTGTGGAATTCATGCATTGTGTTCCCTCACCAAGCAGACCGTTCGCAATGTGA